A DNA window from Eriocheir sinensis breed Jianghai 21 chromosome 22, ASM2467909v1, whole genome shotgun sequence contains the following coding sequences:
- the LOC127001965 gene encoding uncharacterized protein LOC127001965 isoform X19, with protein MSVNVINEITCTPSMSVYVINEITYTPCMSVNVIIEITCTPSMLVYVINEIAYTPCMLVNMINEITYTPCMSINVINEITYTLCISVNVINEINCTSCMSVYVINEITYTPCMSVYVINEITYTPCMSVNVINEITYIPCMSVYVINEITYTPCMSVNVINEVPYTPCMSVNVINEVPYTPCMSVNVINEVPYTPCMSVNVINEVPYTPCMSVNVINEVPYTPCMSVNVINEVPYTPCMLVNVINEVPYTPCMLVNVINEVPYTPCMLVNVINEVPYTPCMSVNVINEVPYTPCMSVNVINEVTFFCLHLSL; from the exons atgtcggtaaatgtgataaatgagataacctgcaccccttctatgtcggtatatgtgataaatgagataacctacaccccttgtatgtcggtaaatgtgataattgagataacttgcaccccttctatgttggtatatgtgataaatgagatagcctacaccccttgtatgttggtaaatatgataaatgagataacctacaccccttgtatgtcgataaatgtgataaatgagataacctacaccctttgcatctcggtaaatgtgataaatgagataaactgcacctcttgtatgtcagtatatgtgataaatgagataacctacaccccttgtatgtcggtatatgtgataaatgagataacctacaccccttgtatgtcggtaaatgtgataaatgagataacctacatcccttgtatgtcggtatatgtgataaatgagataacctacaccccttgtatgtcagtaaatgtgataaatgaggtaccctacaccccttgtatgtcggtaaatgtgataaatgag gtaccctacaccccttgtatgtcagtaaatgtgataaatgaggtaccctacaccccttgtatgtcggtaaatgtgataaatgaggtaccctacaccccttgtatgtcagtaaatgtgataaatgaggtaccctacaccccttgtatgtcagtaaatgtgataaatgag gtaccctacaccccttgtatgttggtaaatgtgataaatgaggtaccctacaccccttgtatgttggtaaatgtgataaatgaggtaccctacaccccttgtatgttggtaaatgtgataaatgaggtaccctacaccccttgtatgtcggtaaatgtgataaatgag gtaccctacaccccttgtatgtcggtaaatgtgataaatgaggtaacttttttttgtttacatctcagcctatag
- the LOC127001965 gene encoding uncharacterized protein LOC127001965 isoform X10 → MSVNVINEITCTPSMSVYVINEITYTPCMSVNVIIEITCTPSMLVYVINEIAYTPCMLVNMINEITYTPCMSINVINEITYTLCISVNVINEINCTSCMSVYVINEITYTPCMSVYVINEITYTPCMSVNVINEITYIPCMSVYVINEITYTPCMSVNVINEVPYTPCMSVNVINEVPYTPCMSVNVINEVPYTPCMSVNVINEVPYTPCMSVNVINEVPYTPCMSVNVINEVPYTPCMSVNVINEVPYTPCMLVNVINEVPYTPCMLVNVINEVPYTPCMLVNVINEVPYTPCMSVNVINEVPYTPCMSVNVINEVTFFCLHLSL, encoded by the exons atgtcggtaaatgtgataaatgagataacctgcaccccttctatgtcggtatatgtgataaatgagataacctacaccccttgtatgtcggtaaatgtgataattgagataacttgcaccccttctatgttggtatatgtgataaatgagatagcctacaccccttgtatgttggtaaatatgataaatgagataacctacaccccttgtatgtcgataaatgtgataaatgagataacctacaccctttgcatctcggtaaatgtgataaatgagataaactgcacctcttgtatgtcagtatatgtgataaatgagataacctacaccccttgtatgtcggtatatgtgataaatgagataacctacaccccttgtatgtcggtaaatgtgataaatgagataacctacatcccttgtatgtcggtatatgtgataaatgagataacctacaccccttgtatgtcagtaaatgtgataaatgaggtaccctacaccccttgtatgtcggtaaatgtgataaatgag gtaccctacaccccttgtatgtcagtaaatgtgataaatgaggtaccctacaccccttgtatgtcagtaaatgtgataaatgaggtaccctacaccccttgtatgtcggtaaatgtgataaatgaggtaccctacaccccttgtatgtcagtaaatgtgataaatgaggtaccctacaccccttgtatgtcagtaaatgtgataaatgag gtaccctacaccccttgtatgttggtaaatgtgataaatgaggtaccctacaccccttgtatgttggtaaatgtgataaatgaggtaccctacaccccttgtatgttggtaaatgtgataaatgaggtaccctacaccccttgtatgtcggtaaatgtgataaatgag gtaccctacaccccttgtatgtcggtaaatgtgataaatgaggtaacttttttttgtttacatctcagcctatag
- the LOC127001965 gene encoding uncharacterized protein LOC127001965 isoform X8, with product MSVNVINEITCTPSMSVYVINEITYTPCMSVNVIIEITCTPSMLVYVINEIAYTPCMLVNMINEITYTPCMSINVINEITYTLCISVNVINEINCTSCMSVYVINEITYTPCMSVYVINEITYTPCMSVNVINEITYIPCMSVYVINEITYTPCMSVNVINEVPYTPCMSVNVINEVPYTPCMSVNVINEVPYTPCMSVNVINEVPYTPCMSVNVINEVPYTPCMSVNVINEVPYTPCMSVNVINEVPYTPCMSVNVINEVPYTPCMSVNVINEVPYTPCMLVNVINEVPYTPCMLVNVINEVPYTPCMSVNVINEVTFFCLHLSL from the exons atgtcggtaaatgtgataaatgagataacctgcaccccttctatgtcggtatatgtgataaatgagataacctacaccccttgtatgtcggtaaatgtgataattgagataacttgcaccccttctatgttggtatatgtgataaatgagatagcctacaccccttgtatgttggtaaatatgataaatgagataacctacaccccttgtatgtcgataaatgtgataaatgagataacctacaccctttgcatctcggtaaatgtgataaatgagataaactgcacctcttgtatgtcagtatatgtgataaatgagataacctacaccccttgtatgtcggtatatgtgataaatgagataacctacaccccttgtatgtcggtaaatgtgataaatgagataacctacatcccttgtatgtcggtatatgtgataaatgagataacctacaccccttgtatgtcagtaaatgtgataaatgaggtaccctacaccccttgtatgtcggtaaatgtgataaatgaggtaccctacaccccttgtatgtcggtaaatgtgataaatgag gtaccctacaccccttgtatgtcagtaaatgtgataaatgaggtaccctacaccccttgtatgtcagtaaatgtgataaatgaggtaccctacaccccttgtatgtcagtaaatgtgataaatgaggtaccctacaccccttgtatgtcggtaaatgtgataaatgaggtaccctacaccccttgtatgtcagtaaatgtgataaatgaggtaccctacaccccttgtatgtcagtaaatgtgataaatgag gtaccctacaccccttgtatgttggtaaatgtgataaatgaggtaccctacaccccttgtatgttggtaaatgtgataaatgag gtaccctacaccccttgtatgtcggtaaatgtgataaatgaggtaacttttttttgtttacatctcagcctatag
- the LOC127001965 gene encoding uncharacterized protein LOC127001965 isoform X23 encodes MSVNVINEITCTPSMSVYVINEITYTPCMSVNVIIEITCTPSMLVYVINEIAYTPCMLVNMINEITYTPCMSINVINEITYTLCISVNVINEINCTSCMSVYVINEITYTPCMSVYVINEITYTPCMSVNVINEITYIPCMSVYVINEITYTPCMSVNVINEVPYTPCMSVNVINEVPYTPCMSVNVINEVPYTPCMSVNVINEVPYTPCMSVNVINEVPYTPCMSVNVINEVPYTPCMSVNVINEVPYTPCMLVNVINEVPYTPCMLVNVINEVPYTPCMSVNVINEVPYTPCMSVNVINEVTFFCLHLSL; translated from the exons atgtcggtaaatgtgataaatgagataacctgcaccccttctatgtcggtatatgtgataaatgagataacctacaccccttgtatgtcggtaaatgtgataattgagataacttgcaccccttctatgttggtatatgtgataaatgagatagcctacaccccttgtatgttggtaaatatgataaatgagataacctacaccccttgtatgtcgataaatgtgataaatgagataacctacaccctttgcatctcggtaaatgtgataaatgagataaactgcacctcttgtatgtcagtatatgtgataaatgagataacctacaccccttgtatgtcggtatatgtgataaatgagataacctacaccccttgtatgtcggtaaatgtgataaatgagataacctacatcccttgtatgtcggtatatgtgataaatgagataacctacaccccttgtatgtcagtaaatgtgataaatgaggtaccctacaccccttgtatgtcggtaaatgtgataaatgaggtaccctacaccccttgtatgtcggtaaatgtgataaatgag gtaccctacaccccttgtatgtcagtaaatgtgataaatgaggtaccctacaccccttgtatgtcagtaaatgtgataaatgaggtaccctacaccccttgtatgtcagtaaatgtgataaatgag gtaccctacaccccttgtatgtcagtaaatgtgataaatgag gtaccctacaccccttgtatgttggtaaatgtgataaatgaggtaccctacaccccttgtatgttggtaaatgtgataaatgaggtaccctacaccccttgtatgtcggtaaatgtgataaatgag gtaccctacaccccttgtatgtcggtaaatgtgataaatgaggtaacttttttttgtttacatctcagcctatag
- the LOC127001965 gene encoding uncharacterized protein LOC127001965 isoform X1 produces MSVNVINEITCTPSMSVYVINEITYTPCMSVNVIIEITCTPSMLVYVINEIAYTPCMLVNMINEITYTPCMSINVINEITYTLCISVNVINEINCTSCMSVYVINEITYTPCMSVYVINEITYTPCMSVNVINEITYIPCMSVYVINEITYTPCMSVNVINEVPYTPCMSVNVINEVPYTPCMSVNVINEVPYTPCMSVNVINEVPYTPCMSVNVINEVPYTPCMSVNVINEVPYTPCMSVNVINEVPYTPCMSVNVINEVPYTPCMSVNVINEVPYTPCMLVNVINEVPYTPCMLVNVINEVPYTPCMLVNVINEVPYTPCMSVNVINEVPYTPCMSVNVINEVTFFCLHLSL; encoded by the exons atgtcggtaaatgtgataaatgagataacctgcaccccttctatgtcggtatatgtgataaatgagataacctacaccccttgtatgtcggtaaatgtgataattgagataacttgcaccccttctatgttggtatatgtgataaatgagatagcctacaccccttgtatgttggtaaatatgataaatgagataacctacaccccttgtatgtcgataaatgtgataaatgagataacctacaccctttgcatctcggtaaatgtgataaatgagataaactgcacctcttgtatgtcagtatatgtgataaatgagataacctacaccccttgtatgtcggtatatgtgataaatgagataacctacaccccttgtatgtcggtaaatgtgataaatgagataacctacatcccttgtatgtcggtatatgtgataaatgagataacctacaccccttgtatgtcagtaaatgtgataaatgaggtaccctacaccccttgtatgtcggtaaatgtgataaatgaggtaccctacaccccttgtatgtcggtaaatgtgataaatgag gtaccctacaccccttgtatgtcagtaaatgtgataaatgaggtaccctacaccccttgtatgtcagtaaatgtgataaatgaggtaccctacaccccttgtatgtcagtaaatgtgataaatgaggtaccctacaccccttgtatgtcggtaaatgtgataaatgaggtaccctacaccccttgtatgtcagtaaatgtgataaatgaggtaccctacaccccttgtatgtcagtaaatgtgataaatgag gtaccctacaccccttgtatgttggtaaatgtgataaatgaggtaccctacaccccttgtatgttggtaaatgtgataaatgaggtaccctacaccccttgtatgttggtaaatgtgataaatgaggtaccctacaccccttgtatgtcggtaaatgtgataaatgag gtaccctacaccccttgtatgtcggtaaatgtgataaatgaggtaacttttttttgtttacatctcagcctatag
- the LOC127001965 gene encoding uncharacterized protein LOC127001965 isoform X24, translating to MSVNVINEITCTPSMSVYVINEITYTPCMSVNVIIEITCTPSMLVYVINEIAYTPCMLVNMINEITYTPCMSINVINEITYTLCISVNVINEINCTSCMSVYVINEITYTPCMSVYVINEITYTPCMSVNVINEITYIPCMSVYVINEITYTPCMSVNVINEVPYTPCMSVNVINEVPYTPCMSVNVINEVPYTPCMSVNVINEVPYTPCMSVNVINEVPYTPCMSVNVINEVPYTPCMLVNVINEVPYTPCMLVNVINEVPYTPCMLVNVINEVPYTPCMSVNVINEVPYTPCMSVNVINEVTFFCLHLSL from the exons atgtcggtaaatgtgataaatgagataacctgcaccccttctatgtcggtatatgtgataaatgagataacctacaccccttgtatgtcggtaaatgtgataattgagataacttgcaccccttctatgttggtatatgtgataaatgagatagcctacaccccttgtatgttggtaaatatgataaatgagataacctacaccccttgtatgtcgataaatgtgataaatgagataacctacaccctttgcatctcggtaaatgtgataaatgagataaactgcacctcttgtatgtcagtatatgtgataaatgagataacctacaccccttgtatgtcggtatatgtgataaatgagataacctacaccccttgtatgtcggtaaatgtgataaatgagataacctacatcccttgtatgtcggtatatgtgataaatgagataacctacaccccttgtatgtcagtaaatgtgataaatgaggtaccctacaccccttgtatgtcggtaaatgtgataaatgaggtaccctacaccccttgtatgtcggtaaatgtgataaatgag gtaccctacaccccttgtatgtcagtaaatgtgataaatgag gtaccctacaccccttgtatgtcagtaaatgtgataaatgaggtaccctacaccccttgtatgtcagtaaatgtgataaatgag gtaccctacaccccttgtatgttggtaaatgtgataaatgaggtaccctacaccccttgtatgttggtaaatgtgataaatgaggtaccctacaccccttgtatgttggtaaatgtgataaatgaggtaccctacaccccttgtatgtcggtaaatgtgataaatgag gtaccctacaccccttgtatgtcggtaaatgtgataaatgaggtaacttttttttgtttacatctcagcctatag
- the LOC127001965 gene encoding uncharacterized protein LOC127001965 isoform X12, translating to MSVNVINEITCTPSMSVYVINEITYTPCMSVNVIIEITCTPSMLVYVINEIAYTPCMLVNMINEITYTPCMSINVINEITYTLCISVNVINEINCTSCMSVYVINEITYTPCMSVYVINEITYTPCMSVNVINEITYIPCMSVYVINEITYTPCMSVNVINEVPYTPCMSVNVINEVPYTPCMSVNVINEVPYTPCMSVNVINEVPYTPCMSVNVINEVPYTPCMSVNVINEVPYTPCMSVNVINEVPYTPCMLVNVINEVPYTPCMLVNVINEVPYTPCMLVNVINEVPYTPCMSVNVINEVPYTPCMSVNVINEVTFFCLHLSL from the exons atgtcggtaaatgtgataaatgagataacctgcaccccttctatgtcggtatatgtgataaatgagataacctacaccccttgtatgtcggtaaatgtgataattgagataacttgcaccccttctatgttggtatatgtgataaatgagatagcctacaccccttgtatgttggtaaatatgataaatgagataacctacaccccttgtatgtcgataaatgtgataaatgagataacctacaccctttgcatctcggtaaatgtgataaatgagataaactgcacctcttgtatgtcagtatatgtgataaatgagataacctacaccccttgtatgtcggtatatgtgataaatgagataacctacaccccttgtatgtcggtaaatgtgataaatgagataacctacatcccttgtatgtcggtatatgtgataaatgagataacctacaccccttgtatgtcagtaaatgtgataaatgaggtaccctacaccccttgtatgtcggtaaatgtgataaatgaggtaccctacaccccttgtatgtcggtaaatgtgataaatgag gtaccctacaccccttgtatgtcagtaaatgtgataaatgaggtaccctacaccccttgtatgtcggtaaatgtgataaatgaggtaccctacaccccttgtatgtcagtaaatgtgataaatgaggtaccctacaccccttgtatgtcagtaaatgtgataaatgag gtaccctacaccccttgtatgttggtaaatgtgataaatgaggtaccctacaccccttgtatgttggtaaatgtgataaatgaggtaccctacaccccttgtatgttggtaaatgtgataaatgaggtaccctacaccccttgtatgtcggtaaatgtgataaatgag gtaccctacaccccttgtatgtcggtaaatgtgataaatgaggtaacttttttttgtttacatctcagcctatag
- the LOC127001965 gene encoding uncharacterized protein LOC127001965 isoform X5: MSVNVINEITCTPSMSVYVINEITYTPCMSVNVIIEITCTPSMLVYVINEIAYTPCMLVNMINEITYTPCMSINVINEITYTLCISVNVINEINCTSCMSVYVINEITYTPCMSVYVINEITYTPCMSVNVINEITYIPCMSVYVINEITYTPCMSVNVINEVPYTPCMSVNVINEVPYTPCMSVNVINEVPYTPCMSVNVINEVPYTPCMSVNVINEVPYTPCMSVNVINEVPYTPCMSVNVINEVPYTPCMSVNVINEVPYTPCMLVNVINEVPYTPCMLVNVINEVPYTPCMLVNVINEVPYTPCMSVNVINEVPYTPCMSVNVINEVTFFCLHLSL, encoded by the exons atgtcggtaaatgtgataaatgagataacctgcaccccttctatgtcggtatatgtgataaatgagataacctacaccccttgtatgtcggtaaatgtgataattgagataacttgcaccccttctatgttggtatatgtgataaatgagatagcctacaccccttgtatgttggtaaatatgataaatgagataacctacaccccttgtatgtcgataaatgtgataaatgagataacctacaccctttgcatctcggtaaatgtgataaatgagataaactgcacctcttgtatgtcagtatatgtgataaatgagataacctacaccccttgtatgtcggtatatgtgataaatgagataacctacaccccttgtatgtcggtaaatgtgataaatgagataacctacatcccttgtatgtcggtatatgtgataaatgagataacctacaccccttgtatgtcagtaaatgtgataaatgaggtaccctacaccccttgtatgtcggtaaatgtgataaatgaggtaccctacaccccttgtatgtcggtaaatgtgataaatgag gtaccctacaccccttgtatgtcagtaaatgtgataaatgaggtaccctacaccccttgtatgtcagtaaatgtgataaatgaggtaccctacaccccttgtatgtcggtaaatgtgataaatgaggtaccctacaccccttgtatgtcagtaaatgtgataaatgaggtaccctacaccccttgtatgtcagtaaatgtgataaatgag gtaccctacaccccttgtatgttggtaaatgtgataaatgaggtaccctacaccccttgtatgttggtaaatgtgataaatgaggtaccctacaccccttgtatgttggtaaatgtgataaatgaggtaccctacaccccttgtatgtcggtaaatgtgataaatgag gtaccctacaccccttgtatgtcggtaaatgtgataaatgaggtaacttttttttgtttacatctcagcctatag
- the LOC127001965 gene encoding uncharacterized protein LOC127001965 isoform X20: MSVNVINEITCTPSMSVYVINEITYTPCMSVNVIIEITCTPSMLVYVINEIAYTPCMLVNMINEITYTPCMSINVINEITYTLCISVNVINEINCTSCMSVYVINEITYTPCMSVYVINEITYTPCMSVNVINEITYIPCMSVYVINEITYTPCMSVNVINEVPYTPCMSVNVINEVPYTPCMSVNVINEVPYTPCMSVNVINEVPYTPCMSVNVINEVPYTPCMSVNVINEVPYTPCMLVNVINEVPYTPCMLVNVINEVPYTPCMLVNVINEVPYTPCMSVNVINEVPYTPCMSVNVINEVTFFCLHLSL, translated from the exons atgtcggtaaatgtgataaatgagataacctgcaccccttctatgtcggtatatgtgataaatgagataacctacaccccttgtatgtcggtaaatgtgataattgagataacttgcaccccttctatgttggtatatgtgataaatgagatagcctacaccccttgtatgttggtaaatatgataaatgagataacctacaccccttgtatgtcgataaatgtgataaatgagataacctacaccctttgcatctcggtaaatgtgataaatgagataaactgcacctcttgtatgtcagtatatgtgataaatgagataacctacaccccttgtatgtcggtatatgtgataaatgagataacctacaccccttgtatgtcggtaaatgtgataaatgagataacctacatcccttgtatgtcggtatatgtgataaatgagataacctacaccccttgtatgtcagtaaatgtgataaatgaggtaccctacaccccttgtatgtcggtaaatgtgataaatgaggtaccctacaccccttgtatgtcggtaaatgtgataaatgag gtaccctacaccccttgtatgtcagtaaatgtgataaatgaggtaccctacaccccttgtatgtcagtaaatgtgataaatgaggtaccctacaccccttgtatgtcagtaaatgtgataaatgag gtaccctacaccccttgtatgttggtaaatgtgataaatgaggtaccctacaccccttgtatgttggtaaatgtgataaatgaggtaccctacaccccttgtatgttggtaaatgtgataaatgaggtaccctacaccccttgtatgtcggtaaatgtgataaatgag gtaccctacaccccttgtatgtcggtaaatgtgataaatgaggtaacttttttttgtttacatctcagcctatag
- the LOC127001965 gene encoding uncharacterized protein LOC127001965 isoform X13, with the protein MSVNVINEITCTPSMSVYVINEITYTPCMSVNVIIEITCTPSMLVYVINEIAYTPCMLVNMINEITYTPCMSINVINEITYTLCISVNVINEINCTSCMSVYVINEITYTPCMSVYVINEITYTPCMSVNVINEITYIPCMSVYVINEITYTPCMSVNVINEVPYTPCMSVNVINEVPYTPCMSVNVINEVPYTPCMSVNVINEVPYTPCMSVNVINEVPYTPCMSVNVINEVPYTPCMSVNVINEVPYTPCMSVNVINEVPYTPCMLVNVINEVPYTPCMLVNVINEVPYTPCMSVNVINEVPYTPCMSVNVINEVTFFCLHLSL; encoded by the exons atgtcggtaaatgtgataaatgagataacctgcaccccttctatgtcggtatatgtgataaatgagataacctacaccccttgtatgtcggtaaatgtgataattgagataacttgcaccccttctatgttggtatatgtgataaatgagatagcctacaccccttgtatgttggtaaatatgataaatgagataacctacaccccttgtatgtcgataaatgtgataaatgagataacctacaccctttgcatctcggtaaatgtgataaatgagataaactgcacctcttgtatgtcagtatatgtgataaatgagataacctacaccccttgtatgtcggtatatgtgataaatgagataacctacaccccttgtatgtcggtaaatgtgataaatgagataacctacatcccttgtatgtcggtatatgtgataaatgagataacctacaccccttgtatgtcagtaaatgtgataaatgaggtaccctacaccccttgtatgtcggtaaatgtgataaatgaggtaccctacaccccttgtatgtcggtaaatgtgataaatgag gtaccctacaccccttgtatgtcagtaaatgtgataaatgaggtaccctacaccccttgtatgtcagtaaatgtgataaatgaggtaccctacaccccttgtatgtcagtaaatgtgataaatgag gtaccctacaccccttgtatgtcagtaaatgtgataaatgaggtaccctacaccccttgtatgtcagtaaatgtgataaatgag gtaccctacaccccttgtatgttggtaaatgtgataaatgaggtaccctacaccccttgtatgttggtaaatgtgataaatgaggtaccctacaccccttgtatgtcggtaaatgtgataaatgag gtaccctacaccccttgtatgtcggtaaatgtgataaatgaggtaacttttttttgtttacatctcagcctatag